In Dehalococcoidia bacterium, a single window of DNA contains:
- a CDS encoding low-specificity L-threonine aldolase has protein sequence MKTIDLRSDTITHPTDEMRQAMYKAEVGDDVFGEDPTVNRLEELAAQRMGKEAALFTPSGTMSNLLAVLSQTRHGDEIILGSEAHIFWNEVGGAAALGGVVMRTVENASDGTMDISAVEATIRSQNIHYPPTTLLCLENTHNRCGGSVLSAEYTAEICGMAHSRGLKVHLDGARIFNAEVALGVSATVLAAPADSVCFCLSKGLSAPVGSLLCGSQDFIVRARKLRKMVGGGMRQAGVIAAAGIIAIEKMVQRLAEDHASAKKLALGIAAIKGMKIDPSEVQTNIVMFEPPENMEAPAFIKLMQGAGVLFTYPGGHRVRAVVHRMISAADIDEALMRIKQAIGKPV, from the coding sequence ATGAAAACCATCGATTTGAGAAGCGACACCATAACGCATCCCACCGATGAAATGCGCCAGGCCATGTACAAGGCCGAGGTGGGCGACGACGTTTTCGGCGAAGACCCCACGGTCAACCGCCTGGAAGAGCTGGCGGCGCAGAGGATGGGCAAGGAAGCCGCCCTCTTCACGCCCAGCGGCACCATGTCCAACCTGCTGGCGGTGCTGTCCCAGACCAGACACGGCGACGAGATAATACTAGGGAGCGAAGCGCATATATTCTGGAACGAGGTGGGAGGGGCTGCCGCGCTGGGCGGAGTGGTGATGCGCACGGTAGAGAATGCATCGGACGGGACCATGGACATCAGCGCGGTTGAAGCCACCATTCGCTCTCAAAATATCCACTACCCGCCCACCACGCTGCTGTGCCTGGAGAACACGCATAACCGCTGCGGGGGTTCCGTTCTCAGCGCGGAATACACAGCGGAAATCTGCGGCATGGCGCACTCGCGCGGGCTTAAAGTCCATCTGGACGGGGCGCGCATCTTCAATGCTGAGGTAGCGTTGGGAGTCTCCGCTACTGTACTTGCAGCACCTGCCGACTCGGTATGCTTCTGCCTGTCTAAAGGGTTGAGTGCGCCGGTGGGCTCGCTGCTGTGCGGCTCGCAGGATTTCATCGTGCGGGCGCGCAAGCTGCGCAAGATGGTGGGGGGAGGCATGCGCCAGGCCGGCGTCATCGCGGCGGCCGGCATCATCGCCATCGAGAAGATGGTGCAGCGCCTGGCCGAAGACCACGCCAGCGCCAAAAAGCTGGCGCTGGGCATTGCCGCCATAAAGGGCATGAAGATAGACCCCTCAGAGGTGCAGACCAATATCGTCATGTTCGAGCCGCCTGAAAATATGGAAGCCCCCGCTTTTATTAAACTCATGCAGGGCGCAGGCGTGCTGTTCACCTATCCGGGAGGACACCGGGTGCGCGCGGTGGTGCACCGCATGATAAGCGCTGCCGACATAGATGAAGCATTGATGCGCATCAAACAGGCTATCGGGAAACCTGTTTAA